The genomic segment GGCGTATGCGCTTTACAAGGGCTTTTGAAAGACCACTGAAAAAGCCCTTGTAATTGGAATGAATTAGGATTCCCACTAATACCGCTTCGACGCTTTGTGGATGCCTCCCGCGATAAGCCAGAAAGAAGACCACTTGGGAGGGATTGAACTGTATCCCTCCTTGTTCTTATCGCTCCGGCTACCACGAAGACGCGCCTGCGCTAGATTGTCTATGTGAGAAAGAGCTTTTCATTATCTACGATGAAATCTGCAACCTAGAGTGTGTCTTTCTTGAATAGAATTAGTATCAAAAAGTAATCACATTATAATCTCGGCATATACATCTCAAAATCACATTTCTCTCGATAATGAACAACCTAGCGCAGGCGCGGAAAAGGGGTCGCCAAAGCTGTAAGGCATCCCCAAAGCGCTAAGCGTTCTACAATCCACCCCCCGAATTAATACTCTCTCCTTATTGAGCGCCACAGTAAATTTAGTGGGATTCTTTAATTCAATATATATAGTCTAAATTTTTTTGCATATTCTTATATAGGTTACTAGCAAAACAGCTATTCCACTTGGATTTCACCAACGTGGAATAGCTGTTTTTCATTTCATTAATCCAACTCTCAATTCTCCATGTCAATCAAATAATTTTCTGATTGCTTCTTCAGTGTTCTCGACCAGTATAGTAGAGAGACTCGGATTGATGCCGGCATTGTCACCAAGTCATCTCAATCAATTGCTTCATCGCAGAAGGTTTGGTATCGCCAGTTTCTTTATCGATTATAGATGTGTATAAATGTGGAATTACGGTTTCTGCACCATTGTCCAGACATGTTTGTACGATTACATGGACGTTGTCTAACGTAATACCACCTGTTGGTTCAATGATTTTAATGCCCGCTTTTACTGCTGCTTGCGTCATTGCTGCTAATTCCTCAAGACCCTTTTCACCTTCGATTGGATATAATTTGATAGAAGGAATCCCGAGCTCAGCAATCATAGCTGCCACAAGTTCACATGATACCTTCTCCCGGTATGCCGAACTAGCTGGACCCGTGGAAATATACACTTGACCAGGCATGCCAGTTGGTTCGACCAAAGAGTTGATCACGGGAACATTTTCTGTAGTTTGTTCCATTCTTCCAAGCGTATAACCCGATGCCGGGAATACTTGGTTAATATGATCTGGTAAAGTTGCCACAGATACATTCGCAACTTTTCTCCACATATTAGGATCACCCGCACCTAATCCCACTGAAACACGGATATTATTATCCTTGAATTCTTTTACTAACTCGATAGCAGCCTCTTCTGTCGGGAAGTTCTTGACCATGACTCCTACTAATACGCGATCACCCGCAATTTCCACAAGCTCCAGTGCATTATTCAAATCCTTGGCTAGCACGTTAAAAACGACTTGATGTTTAAATGACATTATTCCACTCCTTGAGCTAGAACTAGTTTGATTGTTTTTACTATGATATCTTCTTGCCCTTTAAGCAAGGGTCTTGGATCGACAGATAATATTCCGATGTTCACATAATGATGGCGTAAAAAAATAGCCGGATTTCCAGACTCGAGTGCGTGTAGCAAATCCTCTGCATCCATGCCCGCTTCTTTACTATCCACTTCAATAGTTGCACGGTAAATATCCCTTCCTGCTTCATCCTGTTTGACTGAGCATGTCAATCCTGAAACACCATTTAAATCATTACAGAGTTTCTTCATTCTACTAAGCTGCCCCTCTACATCTGTAGCTTTATCGGCATATTGCTTAAGTGCTACGATCAAACCGGCCATTCCTTCTTTTCCAATTTTCATCGGACGACCAATTCCTTTATATTGCTTCCGGCATGCTTCCATTAATTCTTTTCTACCACAAATGAATCCTGATGTTGGCCCTTCCAATGCTTTACCACCACTATATATCACGATGTCTGCACCCATCGCAATATATAGTTTGAAATCCTCTTCAGCTGCAGCATCGATAATAAATGGAATGTGATGCTTCTTCGCAATTTCTATCATAGTTTCAATTGGTTGCATCCCTTTTTGAATAGCATGATGAGATTTAATGTACATCAGTGCAGCAGTATTTTCATTGATTGCTTCCTCAATATGCTGTGCTTCCACTTTGTTTGCTTGACCGACTTCAACCACCTGCCCGCCGCCCAAACTGATCATTTGTGCAATGCTGGCCCCAAAATGAATTTGCTGTCCTTTTTGAACGATGACTTGGTTTTTCAACCCATCTGAATTTGGTAGTCTTTCAATATGTGTCAAATTTTTACCCGCGATAACGGCTGCAGTACTAATCGCAATCCCAGCCGCTGCACCGCTCGTTGGACAGCCATCCTCAGCACCTGTTACTTCAGCAATAACAGTCCCTGTAAGCTCCATGATTTCATCAATGTCTACATAATCTTGAGAGGCTTCTTTAAGTGTTTGCGCAACTTCCTCACTTACGGCTGATGCACCAAGAGCTGTCATTTTTCCGCTTGCATTAATAACTTGTTTTAATCCTAATCGCTTAAAAACACTCATCTTGTTCACCTCAGTCTAATGGTATTGGGAAAAATGCCCCTAAAAGCATTGCTCCTAAAATTGCTCCGCCTACAATAGGCTTCTTTCCCGCGTAAAAAATTGCTGCTCCAACAACGGCACCAACACCAATTGGAATAGATGCAGATGCAGCGGAAATGATAATCAATGGTCCTAAGAATCTTCCTGAAGCATTCCCCGCTCCCATCATGACATCTGCTCCAAAAGTGGAGTTAGATTGCCCTACTGTAAGTTTACGAACCATAATGACAACATACCCGATTGCAAGCCCTAAAATAGCGCCAGTAAGCAAAGCTAACCCAAAATTTTCAATTGGTGCGGTAATTCCGGAAGCCAGAAGTAATGCAGGTACACCAATTCCAAGTCCCGTTTGAATTGCACCACCTATATCTAAAATCCCAACAAGCGAACCCTCCAAAATGCGCGCAAATAGAAAACTTGCCCCAAATGCTGCCGCTACACCATAGCCCCCACCTTGCATTCCTACTTCAAGCATCGCAACAATCGCAACATCATTAAACGCCCCAATTTTATAAACGTAGTACATATGGGTGCCCGCAAATACTCCGGATGACAATAGGGCTACAAAAATCGGAAATGACCAATCGGCATACCAAAAACTTTTCATATTAATTTCATTGTTATCCCCCACTTACTTCACCTCATATCCAATTAGTTTGTGTAGATTGATTAACCATTCAGGAGCTTCAAGATTAAATCCTTGAAGGAACTGAATATCGAATCCACGGAAAAACCCACTAAATATAAACAATAAAATTACAGAAACCATAAGTGTCTTTGTAACTTTATTCCAACCACCGTCATCTACGCCTTTTCCGATTAAAATTCCCAGCACGACACCAGGCACGGCATTTCCCATGACCATATGTGCAGCTCCGCCGAAAATCGTTCCCCAGATTCCTGATCGCTTACCAGAATCCAAAGCTGCCAACCAGAAGATAACCGGCATGACAGGATTGATGAGCAAATTTGCTGCTGGAACCAATACTTTTAACGCAATTGCTTGCAATGACTCTGGAATTGCAGAGGCCGTCGAATTCAAGAATGTTACAACAAGTACCCCGATAATTGCTCCCGCAATTGCCATTTTCTTTGGATTATGCAGTGTATCCTCTGGACGTTTTCCTTTTCTCATTAACACAGCTGCCGCCCAGTTTGGAATAATCCGATGGTCGACGTCTTGCGTGAATGCACCAGCGCCTACAGAAGATGCCCATGCATTAAAGAAGAATCCTAAACCGAATGAAAAGTGTGATGCTGCGTCCCCTGCACAAGCATTTAACTCTCCCAACGTTCGAAATGCGCCCATTCCTTGTGATTTGGGAGCGTGAAACATCCGAGCCGCACCGGCGCCTACGCCGAAACCTACAAATCCTCCAATGATGATAGACTTAAAAATAATCGTAAGTAATTCCATAGTTTATCCCCCTTTATTTCAAGAAATTATTACCCATGATTTGACCCTTCAAACTGTTTCCTTGTTCAACTGTTTCAAATCGAATTTCTTCTACATCCAACAGGAATAATTCCACATCTACATCTAGCACAACCCTGTATTTACTTCTTTTGCGTGGTGCAAAAACGAATAAAAAGCGCTCAATATACGACGTTTCCATCGCTTCTACTACATCAACATTTACAGGCTCAATCCGAATAATCATATTTCCCTTATAGTCTTTCATTACTTTTTTCTGAATATTCCCTAGTGCCGTATTCAGTGCCCTTTCTTTCGAATCCCCTTTGCCCTCAATACGGACCTTTGTTTCAATAATTTTTTTCATGAAATCAGCTCCTTAGTTTTATGAATTCTTCTGTAAGTCTTCTTCCCAATTCTTCCGAATCATTAAAGCCAAAACCAAGAACTGTCTTTCCCTCTCTTAATGCTGTTAGTCCTTCTTCAACGGAACGCATGCCATAGCGTGCTGAATATCCATATTTTGACTGCGCCGTAATAGCCCCTGCTCCCCCACTACCACAAAAAGAGATACCCATATCCGCCTTCACTTCATTCATCATATCGCCCAGTTTCATATCGGCAGCCATTCCACTAATAACGATTGCCTTGCCCCCTGCAGCCTCCACGCCTTTTCCTACATTTTGCCCTTTTCCTAAACGATCGCCAATCACAACAATAATTTCACTCATAACTTATTCCCCCTATTTTCAATTTAATTTTGCAGATTCAAAGTGGATTGATAAAAGATACTTTTCATCATCATGCAAATTGCTAAGTTGTTTGCAAATGTCACTTGCCATTCCAATGGAATCTTGTGTAACCTCACTAAATATTTCTTTTTCAAGCGCTGGAATCGCTTCCATATTTATTGAGCGATAAACCATACCGGAAATGTGTGAAACAAATGAAAGCCACTGCGTTTCTGTCATAATAATTTTTTTAGTCGTTAAAACTTTTTTTGAATAAGTTAATACTTCTATACATAATTCTGAATTCCCACTTTTATTGATTATCTCGCGCTCTTTTGGAATTTGTTGATTCATCATGGTACACTACCTTCCCATTTCTCAATACCATATATGGTTTAAGTATTTGCTTTGCTTCTAGTTCTACTCCCTCTGAATCTATTAAGATCGTTCGTTGTTTAATAATCTTGAAAATCGTAATATCGGCTTTGGTTCCTAGTGCTAGCGTACCTATATCACTTGCCCCAAGTGCATTTGCTGCTCCCAATGTGACCGACTTCACTACTTCAATTAAAGGGATTCCAAGTTCCAATAGCTTGGTCATCGTAGTCATCAAGCTACAAACAGGGCTTTGATAGTTTTTAATATATATATCGGTACTGGTCGTAAACGAATCGTCATATTGCTCTCTGAATTTCATCATAGTTTCATAGCTAAAGCTAGAGGTACCATGTCCGACATCGAATAATACGCCCCTCTTTAAAGCATCCAACGCTTCTGGAATTAGTTCACCTTCTGCATTCATAATCCCATGTTTTTTTCCATGAAATGCATGTGTCACGATGTCTCCTTTACTTAAGAGAGGGAAAATGTCTTGTAAATTGGGAGGTGGGTTCCCAATGTGGACCATGATTGGAACACTTAAACGGTCCGCTAGCATACGCGCATGTTGAAGAGGTTTAATTCCACTATTTTTAACAACACTCCCACTCATTCTTGCCTTCAATCCAACAATGCTTGGTTCCTTTTTAAAAATTTCTTCTGCTTCTTCTATACTCATTAAATCTTCCATATTTGCAAGTTCAGCAAGACCGCTAGTTAAGCCCTTTCTCGCAATATTAAGGAATGAAAGAACCTTCGTTTGACTCGGTTCAACCACCTTCTCCTTAAAAGCCGCATAATCTGAATATCCGGCACTACCTGCATCGACTACTGTTGTAACGCCTTGCTCAATGCCCACTAGATCAGCATCGATCCCAAGTTCGGTGTGTCCAGTAAAGATATGAACATGCATATCGATGAAGCCTGGTGAAACATAGCATCCTTCTGCATTGATATATGTTACATTTGCAGAACTATTATGTTGTGGCTCCACGAGTAATCCATTTCGTACTGCAATTTCCTTTATTTCGATCGTGTCTTGTTGCGGATCAATGAGATAACCATTTTTTATGATGATTTCTTCTGGCACAAAAACACCCCCAGCTATTTTAAATAATGCAGGATTGCAATGATTTCAGCTTTGTGTGTTTGCAACTCATGCACATCTAAAATTTCTTTGATCTTTTGAATATCCTCGTTGTCATAAGCATGATTGCTAGAACTTGAATAATTGTCGTATTGTTTATCGAAATAATAGCGATGGACCATTAAAAAAATATGCAGCATGAGTGCCTGCTTCTTGGTAGCTCCTATTTCATCCGTAAAAGCTAACTGGATTTCTTGATTAATCTCAAAACCCTTTAAGATAATTTCTTGACTGATGAATTCAGTATCTTGACTACCGATTGTTTCCTCGGTACTTTCCAACAAGTTATTAAATTGAAAGTTTTTATAACGCAGTAACTCCTGCACCTTACGTTTGATGGTTTCGATATCCCTTTTACTTGGCAGCGGGTCCACAATTACTAATGGAAGATCTGTTTCAATTGGAAAGACACTAATAATGAAATCGACTTTTTGCTGGATGCAAATTTCATCCACTTCCATAATCGAACAATTTTTAACGATTTCAATATCATAAATTTCTCTTTCGACTCGATTTTTAATAAGACGCGCCACTCCTCTTCCAGTAGAACAAACATATAAAGTACGAATTTTACCTTTTTGATTAAACTTCTTTTCAAAAGAGACAATGAAATGGAGCACGATTAGCGATACAAACGAATCCGGCACTGAAATTTTTAGAGGCGCAAGGTATATTTGACACGCTTTTCTGATAGTTGAGAATAGAACTGAATAGTTTTTCTTTAATTCTTTGGTGAATGGATTAATTTCTGTGAAATTGATTTCCCCTTTTTGAAAACGTAGAGAAAGGTGAGCAAAAAGATTATTATATAGTTTTGGATCCTTATGATAATGAATCCCTTGTATATCACTGACATATTGGATTATTTCTTTTGTGACCTTGACGATGTCGATTTGATTGAGCGCGTTATCCCTATCTCCTGTAATATAGCGGTATTCCTCTTCAAACAAAGGATACTGCATTTGTTCATACACCTTCTTCATTAGCTGAACCGTTAAATTAGGATAATCAGCTTTCTTTATAATCCGATAGTCTTTCATCGTAAATCCCGCGTTCATTCGAGTAATCGAGATTGTCATTCTAAACAAAATCCTTAGTACATCTGATTCATGAAGTACGTGTTTAGGTTGAGAAGCAAATAACCGAGCCATCTGCTTCTCAACGACTTTATACAAAGGAAGTATGTCGGCAAATAGCATAGGTCCTTCAATTAATAAATCTCGACAGGTTACGCCACTCATAATTTTATAGATTTCATTATTTGTCAAATCAGCATGGATCAAATGCTCAAACAGCAACCTTAGCGATAGTTCGTCTCCTATTAATTTATAACCCGTTCCGTGCTTTCTTTCTAATTCTATTTTCCAAGGTTGGAGCAATTCATCTATTTGTTTAATATCATTCAAAGATGTATTTCTACTTACATCAAGCCGCTCGGAAAAAGTAGATGCAGTTATGTAGTCAGTGTTCACCAGCATATATAAAATCATTTTTCCTACTCTAGCCTCCTGATTCAGATAGACATCATTTCTCTCAATTTCCGGCAGGGTATGGATGATGGCCAATCGTTTTTCCTCACTACAATCAATCCAAATCCCTTTATTTGACTGTGAAAATAACTCTATCTCCCGGGTATTGAGCCAACCTTTCACATCTTCTAGGTCATATTTAATCATTCGTGTACTCACATTAAATTCTTCTGACAAATCCTTTAGATAGACAGAACCACTAGTTTCTAGAAGCTTCACCAATAACCGAAACGCTCTTATGTTAAGCAATCCCAACACCACCCTATAGTTGTTCGGGTTTCTTCTGTATCTCCGGAGCATTTAGGTTTTTCTAATACAGAAACCGACAATGAAACAAAAGCGCTGAAGTCTAGACGAGGAATCGCTTCTTTTAAAGGGTTTCCACAGCGCAAGACTTTATAGCTCTCTAACCAGACACAAAATAATTTCGTTTGATCCGACTCCGGAGAGGGTCTTGAATCAATAATTCTTCACTAACCCTACTTTAAACTTTTTATCAATTCAGTTAAAGACAAAATCCTTTCCGCCTTAATAGGGAAGGATTTTGGAGCCTTAGTAAGTCATGCACATTCAACCTACACAATACTAGCTGCTAAACGTCAAAATCTCCTCATCCGTAACAAATATAAATGATTTCTGTAGTTTGCGCTGTTCGCGACAAGCTGTTCTAATCGCGTTAAATGTTAATGGGTACGATAATTAAAAAAAGCTATTCCACATGGATTTCACCGTGGAATAGCTTTTTTGTTGGCTTAGGAAACTATTTAATCATGCATTGTGAGTAAACTGCAACATAGAGATTTCACATCCAAACTCCAGCGCCTAGAGGCTCGGGGTCGACAGGATATGGGTCATGCAGTTCGGGAGGGATTGGACTTCATCCCTCCTTGTTGCCACAGGAAGTGCCGCATTTAGGCAGCATTCATTTATAACAGACGCTTGCCCTTTTGTAGTTTATTTCAACAAACCAGCCTTCAATTTCCCGTGCCACTCAAGTAAACTAGCCATCGACTCTTCATTGATGGCCCCTTTTTCTTGCGCGACTTCAGCAAGTGCACCAAAATCAGTCAGGCTTTTGTAAGTCAGTCCTGCAGATGCGAATGTTTCATCTGCACTTTGCAGTTCATATGTAAAGATAGAAACAATACCAGTCACGTCAATTCCTTCAGAACGCAGTGCTTCTGCCGCATTTAAGCTACTACCGCCCGTTGAGATTAAATCTTCGATAATAACCGCTTTATCAGTATCAAGTATTTTCCCCTCGATTTGACGGCTTCGGCCATGTTCTTTCGCTTTCGAACGGATATACACCATCGGTAATCCAAGAATGTCCGCAACCCAAGCCGCGTGAGGGATTCCAGCTGTAGCCGTACCAGCTATGACCGTTGTTTCAGGATAATTTTCACGAATGAATCCTGCTAGGCCTTCCGCAATTTTTTTCCGTCCAACCGGATCTGACATCGTCAATCGGTTATCGCAGTAGATAGGGGACTCAATGCCTGATGCCCATGTAAACGGTTCTTCAGGACTTAATTCAACTGCACCAACATGTAACAGGATTTCAGCAACTTCTTTTTTCACCATTGTTATTCCGTCCCCTTCCAACGTGCATGAATGTGTTCGTACGCTGCTCGCGGATCCGTTGCCCCCGTAATTGCTCGCCCGACTACGATATGTGTCGAACCTGCTAGACGCGCTTCTTCAGGTGTTGCAATCCGTTTCTGATCATGTGCTCCGCCATCTGCAAGGCGTATACCAGGTGTCACTTTGAAGAAGGGTTTTCCGCAAACATCTGCGATCGCAGTTGCTTCATGGACAGAACAAACGACACCATCAAGACCCGCTTCTTTCGTCAGCTTAGCATAATGAAGGACAGATTCTTGTAGCCCAACACCGATCAACTGCTCTTCACGAACTTGACGCTCGTCTGTAGACGTCAGTTGTGTAACACCGATGAGTGACGGCCGTGATAATCCGGTTGGTGTCCCTTTATCCAATCCTTCAAGAGCCGCCTCCATCATTGTCTTTCCTCCAGCTGCATGAACATTCACAAGGTCAACACCGAATCCCGCAAGCACTTCCATCGCAGATTTCACTGTGTTTGGAATATCATGCAATTTCAAATCTAGGAATACATCATAACCTTGTTCTTTTAACCGAGCCACAATCGCGGGCCCTGCTTTATAATAAAGTTGCATGCCCACTTTGACATTGACGTCTCCATCAAAAGCACGCAGGAAGTCGAATATCTTTTCAGCTGAATCAAAATCGAGTGCTATAATCGGGGATGTTTTCATAGACGATGACTCCTCCCTATCAGTTCAGAAATATGATGAATGCCAAGCTCGTCCAACTTAGCTGGCAATTGTTCAATGATTTGCGGACAAATAAATGGATTGACGAAGTTCGCTGTTCCTACCGCGACAGCACTTGCACCCGCAGATATAAAGTCGATAATGTCAGCCGTTTCTGTCACGCCACCCATTCCAATAATCGGAATATTGACCGCTTTACTTACTTCATAGACCATCCGAATCGCAACTGGTTTAACAGCAGGACCAGACAAGCCGCCTGTCCCATTTGCAATAACGGGTCGGCCGGTTTTCTGATCAAGACGCATACCAATCAGTGTGTTGATCATCGTTATGCCATCTGCTCCGCCTGCTTCAACCGCCTGTGCAATTGCCACGATGTCAGTGACATTTGGAGATAGTTTGACATACACCGGAACTGAAGACACTTCTTTTACCGCTCTCGTCAGCTCTTTGGCGATTTCAGGATCTGTTCCAAAAGTAATGCCTCCCGCTTTGACGTTCGGACAAGAAATATTCAGCTCAAGTGCTTTAACATTTGGTGCTTGAGATACGGCTTTCGCCACTTCCACGTAGTCAGCTGTTTCTGTACCGGCAACGTTTGCAATAATTGGCACATCAAATTGTTCAAGCCAAGGCAACTCGCCTTCCAATACGCCTTTTAGACCCGGATTTTGCAGGCCGATTGCATTTAGCATACCGGATGCCGTTTCTGCAACACGCGGTGTCGGATTGCCGAGCCTCGTTTCAAGTGTTGTGGCTTTGATCATAATGGCGCCAAGCAGTGACAAATCATACAGTTGGCCATATTCTTTACCGAATCCGAAACAACCGGACGCAGGCATAATTGGGTTCTTTAATGATAAACCTGGTAATTCAATCGATAGTCTATTCATATTGCCACCACCCCTGCTGGGAATACTGGACCATCTGAGCATACTTTAATATAGGCTTTTTCCGATCCTTCCTTTGTTTTACAAACACATGCGAAACAAGCGCCAATACCGCAACCCATCCGTTGTTCGAATGACAGAAAGCCTTTTTTCCCTGCGTACATTTTTTCAATCGCTTCAAGCATAGGCATTGGACCGCAGCTGTAATACGTTGCAAAGTCATTGCCAAGTTCCGCCATGACAGTAGTCACGAAACCTGCCGTTCCTTGTGAACCGTCAACAGTTACGATATGTGTTTCACCGAGTTTACTGAACTCTTCTTCGTAAAACACGACATCCTTTGATTGGAATCCTAAGACATGCGTGCATTTCACGCCCTTCGCCGTCAATTGCTTCGACAGCTCATACAATGGTGGTACACCGATTCCTCCGCCAATTAAAATGGCCGTTTCTCCCTGCGACGTTTCTTCAACAGGAAAACCATTCCCTAGCGGACCAAGTACATCAACTTCATCGCCAGTACGTTTCTGTGAAAGGATGGTAGTCCCCCGACCTTCCGCGCGATAAATAATGGTCATTTCGCCAGCCTCTTGATCAATCGAAGCGATTGAAATTGGACGTCTTAATAGTGGTTCAAACGAGTCTGCCACACGAATATGGACAAACTGGCCTGGGGAAGTAATTTCCCCGACCAACTTACCGTTTAACTTCATTTCGAAAATATTGTGGGCAATCTGCTGTTGTGAAGTAACCGTCATTCGATCTTGGATGATCATATAGTTTCCTCCACTTTCCCCATTTCCTCAGTTTGGAATGTCATTGATTCGATAACGCGTAGCATTGCATCTGCCGTATCAAGTGAAGTGAAGCAAGGAATGCCATTTTCAACTGATTCGCGACGGATTCTAAAGCCGTCACGTTCAGGTTGTTTTCCTTTTGTCAGTGTATTGATAACAATTTGTGCTTCCCCTTTTTGAATAACATCCAGAAGCGTTGGCCCTTCAGAACCAATTTTACCGATTGTCTTCACGCGGATACCTGCGTCCTCTAGAACAGAAGCCGTGCCTCCAGTCGCTAAAATGCGGTAACCAATAGCTGTAAAGCGTTTAGCGATGCTGACCATCTCTTCTTTATCTTTGTCAGAAACAGTCATTATCACGGAGCCGTATTCTTTTATTTCCATACCCGCTGCAACAAGACCTTTGTACAAGGCTTTTTCGAGCGTAGTATCTTTACCCATTACTTCTCCGGTCGATTTCATTTCAGGTCCAAGCGTTATATCTACTCGACGCAATTTCGCAAATGAGAAGACTGGTACTTTAACGTAGACGCCTGATGGTGCCTGAGCAAGTCCATTTTTATACCCTTGTTCGATAATTGATTGACCTAGAATGGCTTTTGTCGCAATGTTTGCCATCGGAATGTTCGTGATTTTACTTAAGAATGGAACCGTACGACTTGATCGTGGATTTACTTCGATGACGTAGACTTGCCCTTCTGAGATGACGAACTGGATATTGAGAAGACCTACAATTCCAAGTCCTTTTGCAAGGCGTGTCGTATAATCAGCGATTGTCTCCATCTGAGAAGCCGATAAATTTTGTGGAGGGAACACGGCAATCGAGTCACCCGAGTGAACGCCTGCACGTTCAATATGTTCCATAATGCCTGGGATCAATACATTTTCTCCATCGCATATGCCATCGACTTCGATTTCAGTTCCTGTCAGGTAGCGATCGACAAGTATAGGATGATCTGGGCTTGCTTCAACTGCGTGCTCCATGTAATAAAGAAGTTCTTCTTCATGGTAGACAATTTCCATCGCACGTCCACCAAGTACATAAGAAGGTCTAACGAGTACAGGATAACCGATTTCATTGGCAATCGCGACAGCTTCTGGTACTGAAACAGCTGTTTTTCCTAAAGGCTGAGGAATTCCGATTTCACGCAATGCACTTTCAAACTTATTACGGTTTTCCGCACGGTCAATATCTTCTAGAGATGTTCCTAAAATTTTCACGCCGCGCGCTTCGAGGCCAGCCGCTAGGTTGATGGCTGTTTGTCCACCGAATTGAACGATAACGCCTTCAGGCTGTTCTAGGTCAACAATGTGCATAACATCTTCGATTGTCAGAGGTTCAAAGTATAATTTGTCCGAAATCGAGAAGTCTGTTGACACCGTTTCAGGGTTGTTGTTGATGATGATCGCTTCGTAACCAGCTTCTTGAATTGCCCATACAGAGTGGACCGTCGCATAGTCGAACTCGACGCCCTGTCCGATACGAATCGGGCCAGAACCTAGAACGATAACACTTTTCTTCTCTGTTTTAATGGATTCATTTTCATCTTCATACGTGCCGTAAAAGTACGGTGTATCCGATTCAAATTCGCCTGCACATGTATCCACCTTTTTATAGACTGGAATAAGGCCATGCTCTTTTCGCCAATCGTAAATCACACGCTCATCTGTACTCCATAGTTCTGCAACTGTTACGTCAGAGAAGCCCATACGTTTTGCAGTACGCAACGTTTCATAGTCAAACGGATTCGCTTTTAAGACTAGTTCAAACTGAACGATTTTCTGGAACTTGCGTAAGAAAAAGGCGTCGATTTGACTCCATTCGTGAATCGTCTCAACT from the Sporosarcina psychrophila genome contains:
- a CDS encoding dihydroorotate dehydrogenase electron transfer subunit, giving the protein MIIQDRMTVTSQQQIAHNIFEMKLNGKLVGEITSPGQFVHIRVADSFEPLLRRPISIASIDQEAGEMTIIYRAEGRGTTILSQKRTGDEVDVLGPLGNGFPVEETSQGETAILIGGGIGVPPLYELSKQLTAKGVKCTHVLGFQSKDVVFYEEEFSKLGETHIVTVDGSQGTAGFVTTVMAELGNDFATYYSCGPMPMLEAIEKMYAGKKGFLSFEQRMGCGIGACFACVCKTKEGSEKAYIKVCSDGPVFPAGVVAI
- the pyrE gene encoding orotate phosphoribosyltransferase: MVKKEVAEILLHVGAVELSPEEPFTWASGIESPIYCDNRLTMSDPVGRKKIAEGLAGFIRENYPETTVIAGTATAGIPHAAWVADILGLPMVYIRSKAKEHGRSRQIEGKILDTDKAVIIEDLISTGGSSLNAAEALRSEGIDVTGIVSIFTYELQSADETFASAGLTYKSLTDFGALAEVAQEKGAINEESMASLLEWHGKLKAGLLK
- a CDS encoding dihydroorotate dehydrogenase; the protein is MNRLSIELPGLSLKNPIMPASGCFGFGKEYGQLYDLSLLGAIMIKATTLETRLGNPTPRVAETASGMLNAIGLQNPGLKGVLEGELPWLEQFDVPIIANVAGTETADYVEVAKAVSQAPNVKALELNISCPNVKAGGITFGTDPEIAKELTRAVKEVSSVPVYVKLSPNVTDIVAIAQAVEAGGADGITMINTLIGMRLDQKTGRPVIANGTGGLSGPAVKPVAIRMVYEVSKAVNIPIIGMGGVTETADIIDFISAGASAVAVGTANFVNPFICPQIIEQLPAKLDELGIHHISELIGRSHRL
- the pyrF gene encoding orotidine-5'-phosphate decarboxylase; translation: MKTSPIIALDFDSAEKIFDFLRAFDGDVNVKVGMQLYYKAGPAIVARLKEQGYDVFLDLKLHDIPNTVKSAMEVLAGFGVDLVNVHAAGGKTMMEAALEGLDKGTPTGLSRPSLIGVTQLTSTDERQVREEQLIGVGLQESVLHYAKLTKEAGLDGVVCSVHEATAIADVCGKPFFKVTPGIRLADGGAHDQKRIATPEEARLAGSTHIVVGRAITGATDPRAAYEHIHARWKGTE
- a CDS encoding BglG family transcription antiterminator, which encodes MLNIRAFRLLVKLLETSGSVYLKDLSEEFNVSTRMIKYDLEDVKGWLNTREIELFSQSNKGIWIDCSEEKRLAIIHTLPEIERNDVYLNQEARVGKMILYMLVNTDYITASTFSERLDVSRNTSLNDIKQIDELLQPWKIELERKHGTGYKLIGDELSLRLLFEHLIHADLTNNEIYKIMSGVTCRDLLIEGPMLFADILPLYKVVEKQMARLFASQPKHVLHESDVLRILFRMTISITRMNAGFTMKDYRIIKKADYPNLTVQLMKKVYEQMQYPLFEEEYRYITGDRDNALNQIDIVKVTKEIIQYVSDIQGIHYHKDPKLYNNLFAHLSLRFQKGEINFTEINPFTKELKKNYSVLFSTIRKACQIYLAPLKISVPDSFVSLIVLHFIVSFEKKFNQKGKIRTLYVCSTGRGVARLIKNRVEREIYDIEIVKNCSIMEVDEICIQQKVDFIISVFPIETDLPLVIVDPLPSKRDIETIKRKVQELLRYKNFQFNNLLESTEETIGSQDTEFISQEIILKGFEINQEIQLAFTDEIGATKKQALMLHIFLMVHRYYFDKQYDNYSSSSNHAYDNEDIQKIKEILDVHELQTHKAEIIAILHYLK